Proteins encoded in a region of the Syntrophorhabdaceae bacterium genome:
- a CDS encoding ABC transporter substrate-binding protein, whose amino-acid sequence MKRPMPYLILSLICAGMAGFFSNCYGAGVVKIGIVDTYTGPATAFTQDVLDGFKLAVDKINARGGVLGRKIEYTTRDEK is encoded by the coding sequence ATGAAAAGACCCATGCCATACCTCATTTTGAGCTTGATTTGTGCTGGAATGGCGGGCTTTTTCTCGAACTGCTATGGAGCGGGTGTCGTTAAAATTGGCATTGTCGATACTTACACCGGCCCTGCGACCGCATTCACCCAGGATGTGCTGGACGGATTCAAGCTCGCCGTCGACAAGATCAATGCCAGAGGGGGAGTGCTCGGCAGAAAGATAGAGTACACGACGCGGGACGAAAAG